A region of Micromonospora chokoriensis DNA encodes the following proteins:
- a CDS encoding TAXI family TRAP transporter solute-binding subunit codes for MRRIDVRLAVGLSVLALVAGCGGQQGGATTDDTASEVTCEVTRETRVGIATGNATGVYYAVGNALAGQLSGTTGGKLTGTAAETGASVQNVEQLVGGQYDVAFSLFDTAVNAVEGKGSFTAPQPVQALARIYDNYTQVVVRKDSGITSVAGMRGKRISTGSPKSGTEVIANRLLEAAGLDPAKDVRAQRLDLTKTVEGIKDGSVDGFFWSGGLPTGGLTDLFTTAGDKVTFIDLAPLLPKMAALSPGYQEGTIGRDVYKTAADTPTIVVPNVLLVRKDLDANVACAITRTVFDKRDALAQANPAAKGISLDKARRTLPVPLHRGADKALKDLGAN; via the coding sequence GTGAGACGAATCGACGTACGGCTCGCGGTGGGCCTGAGCGTGCTCGCCCTCGTCGCGGGTTGCGGAGGTCAGCAGGGCGGCGCGACCACCGACGACACGGCCAGCGAGGTCACCTGCGAGGTGACCAGGGAGACCCGCGTCGGCATCGCCACCGGCAACGCGACAGGCGTCTACTACGCGGTCGGCAACGCCCTGGCCGGGCAGCTGTCCGGGACGACCGGCGGCAAGCTCACCGGCACCGCCGCCGAGACCGGCGCTTCGGTGCAGAACGTCGAACAGCTCGTCGGTGGCCAGTACGACGTGGCGTTCTCACTGTTCGACACGGCAGTGAACGCGGTCGAGGGCAAGGGCAGCTTCACCGCGCCGCAGCCGGTGCAGGCACTGGCCCGCATCTACGACAACTACACGCAGGTGGTGGTCCGTAAGGACTCCGGGATCACCTCGGTGGCCGGCATGCGCGGCAAGCGGATCTCCACCGGTTCACCGAAGTCGGGCACGGAGGTGATCGCCAACCGGCTGCTGGAGGCCGCCGGTCTCGACCCGGCCAAGGACGTCCGGGCGCAGCGCCTCGACCTGACCAAGACGGTCGAGGGGATCAAGGACGGCAGTGTCGACGGGTTCTTCTGGTCGGGCGGTCTGCCCACCGGGGGCCTGACCGACCTGTTCACCACGGCCGGCGACAAGGTGACGTTCATCGACCTCGCGCCGCTGCTGCCGAAGATGGCCGCGCTGAGCCCCGGCTACCAGGAAGGCACGATCGGGCGGGACGTGTACAAGACGGCGGCCGACACCCCGACGATCGTCGTACCCAATGTGTTGCTGGTCCGCAAGGACCTGGACGCCAACGTCGCCTGCGCGATCACCCGGACCGTGTTCGACAAGCGCGACGCCCTGGCCCAGGCCAACCCGGCGGCCAAGGGGATCTCGCTGGACAAGGCGCGCCGGACCCTGCCGGTGCCCCTGCACCGGGGCGCCGACAAGGCGCTGAAGGACCTCGGGGCGAACTGA
- a CDS encoding TRAP transporter permease, translating into MSPISTPDGSSPPARPANSPAGEPTASTERAAPRPRPTPEPDGDHPTQPATRETEPDRNGNDTSKPDPAGNDATTPDQNGHNTAGPDQNGNNTATPDQNGTDATTSHPGSLHLSAPDRPGSADVGSAAERATRDLAAQFEDEKPGRVLTGPVGLILTGVSLAVGALALWQVFRPLSQGSKFYLIIFLAGVLPLVFLAYPADLRLPARLRARRRRVASDSDSTNRDSDSTRARPTATDWVLVALAAAACLYPVLPVPIGTGGGGYNAFLDRQGLLAPVDLVLGTVLLLLLLEACRRTTGWILPAVCLLFLGYGYYGGLLPQSWPVAHSGLDFGQLVDAFYNSDSGFYGTPLDVAASYIVLFTIYGAVLELSGAGRFFVELSAAAFRRSRTAAGRTAVASGFLLGTVSGSGAATTVSIGAVTWPLLRRAGYPPERAGGMLAAAGVGAILSPPTLGAAAFIIAEYLGVSYLQVLGWATVPTVLYYLGILLSVEIDARRSGVRPVVVDVGSPWRLLARFGYHFASLIAIIVLLAVGMSATRAVVFATILAVALSFLAPKNRLTPARLVTALVTGVRGVLAVTAVCAAAGIITATTTKTGLGPQAAALLIGWAQAATSDPTLVLVLTALLAAVALSLLGLAVPVTASFVIGWVIVGPALLDLGVTAPAAAMFVFYFAVLSEVSPPTALAAVAAAAVTGGRLVPTMWQTLRYALPAYLTPIAFVITPAGLGLLGIGGVGRVAFAAVVTALSVAVLAVAAGGWLPGVGPAGVPERVLGAFAGVTLLWLEPVPVAVGTALAAVAAVGVLVRRGSAGRPSSDPVEEKL; encoded by the coding sequence GTGTCGCCCATCAGTACGCCCGATGGTTCGTCGCCCCCTGCCCGACCAGCCAACTCTCCGGCCGGCGAGCCCACGGCCAGCACCGAGCGTGCGGCACCCCGACCGCGCCCGACGCCCGAGCCCGACGGCGACCACCCGACCCAACCGGCCACCCGAGAGACCGAGCCGGACCGGAACGGGAACGACACGTCCAAGCCCGACCCGGCCGGCAACGACGCGACCACGCCCGACCAGAACGGGCACAACACCGCCGGGCCCGACCAGAACGGCAACAACACCGCCACGCCCGACCAGAACGGCACCGACGCGACAACGTCACACCCCGGCTCGCTCCACCTGAGCGCACCCGACCGGCCTGGTTCCGCCGACGTCGGCTCGGCCGCCGAACGGGCCACCCGGGACCTCGCTGCCCAGTTCGAGGACGAGAAGCCGGGTCGGGTGTTGACCGGGCCGGTGGGCCTGATCCTCACCGGGGTGTCGCTGGCGGTCGGCGCGCTGGCTCTCTGGCAGGTGTTCCGTCCGCTGTCGCAGGGCAGCAAGTTTTACTTGATCATCTTTCTCGCCGGCGTACTCCCTCTTGTCTTTCTCGCCTACCCGGCCGACCTGCGGCTGCCGGCCCGCCTCCGCGCCCGGCGACGGCGCGTCGCCAGCGACAGCGACAGCACCAACCGCGACAGCGACAGCACCCGGGCGCGGCCGACCGCCACCGACTGGGTGCTGGTCGCGCTGGCGGCGGCCGCCTGCCTCTACCCTGTCCTGCCGGTCCCGATCGGTACGGGTGGCGGCGGCTACAACGCCTTCCTCGACCGGCAGGGCCTACTGGCGCCAGTGGATCTGGTGCTGGGCACCGTCCTGCTGCTCCTGCTGCTGGAGGCGTGCCGGCGTACGACCGGTTGGATCCTGCCGGCGGTCTGCCTGCTGTTCCTCGGTTACGGCTACTACGGCGGGTTGCTGCCGCAGTCCTGGCCGGTCGCACACTCCGGGCTCGACTTCGGTCAACTGGTGGACGCGTTCTACAACTCCGACAGCGGTTTCTACGGCACTCCCCTGGACGTGGCCGCCTCGTACATCGTGCTGTTCACCATCTACGGCGCGGTGCTGGAGCTGTCCGGGGCCGGCCGGTTCTTCGTCGAGTTGTCGGCCGCCGCGTTCCGCCGCTCACGCACCGCCGCCGGTCGCACGGCGGTGGCCTCCGGTTTCCTGCTCGGCACCGTCTCCGGCTCCGGGGCGGCGACGACGGTGAGCATCGGCGCGGTCACCTGGCCGCTGCTGCGCCGCGCCGGCTACCCACCGGAACGGGCCGGTGGCATGTTGGCGGCGGCCGGGGTGGGCGCGATCCTCTCCCCGCCGACCCTGGGCGCCGCGGCGTTCATCATCGCCGAGTACCTGGGCGTCTCGTACCTCCAGGTACTGGGCTGGGCGACGGTGCCCACGGTGCTCTACTACCTGGGCATCCTGCTCTCGGTGGAGATCGACGCGCGCCGTTCCGGGGTGCGGCCGGTCGTGGTCGACGTCGGCTCGCCGTGGCGGTTGCTGGCCCGCTTCGGCTACCACTTTGCCTCGCTGATCGCCATCATCGTCCTCCTCGCGGTCGGCATGTCCGCGACGAGAGCCGTCGTCTTCGCCACCATCCTGGCCGTCGCGCTGTCGTTTCTGGCCCCGAAGAACCGGCTCACCCCGGCGCGGCTGGTGACCGCGCTCGTCACCGGCGTACGCGGCGTGCTCGCGGTGACGGCGGTCTGCGCCGCCGCCGGCATCATCACGGCGACCACCACGAAGACCGGCCTCGGGCCGCAGGCCGCCGCGTTGCTGATCGGCTGGGCGCAGGCCGCCACCTCGGACCCGACCCTGGTCCTGGTGCTCACCGCGCTGCTCGCCGCCGTCGCGCTCAGCCTGCTGGGCCTGGCCGTGCCGGTCACCGCCTCGTTCGTGATCGGCTGGGTGATCGTCGGCCCGGCCCTGCTCGACCTGGGCGTGACCGCGCCCGCCGCGGCGATGTTCGTGTTCTACTTCGCGGTCCTGTCCGAGGTGTCGCCGCCGACCGCGCTCGCCGCGGTGGCCGCCGCAGCCGTCACCGGCGGTCGGCTGGTGCCGACCATGTGGCAGACCCTGCGGTACGCGCTGCCGGCGTACCTGACCCCGATCGCGTTCGTCATCACGCCGGCCGGGCTGGGTCTGCTCGGCATCGGCGGCGTCGGGCGGGTCGCGTTCGCCGCCGTGGTCACCGCGCTCAGCGTCGCGGTGCTCGCCGTCGCCGCCGGTGGCTGGCTGCCCGGAGTGGGCCCGGCCGGCGTACCGGAGCGGGTGCTGGGCGCGTTCGCCGGCGTCACATTGCTCTGGCTCGAACCCGTGCCGGTCGCCGTCGGCACGGCGCTGGCCGCCGTGGCGGCGGTGGGCGTCCTCGTCCGACGCGGATCCGCCGGCCGACCATCGTCCGATCCTGTGGAGGAGAAACTGTGA